In a genomic window of Branchiostoma lanceolatum isolate klBraLanc5 chromosome 12, klBraLanc5.hap2, whole genome shotgun sequence:
- the LOC136446424 gene encoding protein CbbX-like, translating into MHLAQFAKCIFMQRKVGHQEQVGCLHMVFAGNPGTGKTSVATALAGFLYKLGMITKPIPVTVQRGDLISKWIRQTTETTRTKINETKGGLMLIDEAYQLAQSDTSKRDVGRESLEELMSVMEGGDPIMITLWGTNSVYHLPVVSPG; encoded by the exons ATGCACTTAGCCCAGTTTGCGAAGTGCATCTTCATGCAGCGGAAAGTTGGTCACCAGGAACAAGTCGGTTGTCTTCACATGGTGTTTGCAGGAAATCCCGGTACAGGGAAAACATCAGTTGCAACAGCCTTGGCAG GTTTCCTCTACAAGCTAGGAATGATCACCAAACCCATACCAGTCACGGTCCAGAGGGGAGACCTGATATCCAAGTGGATACGACAGACGACGGAAACAACCCGGACAAAGATCAATGAAACCAAGGGTGGGCTGATGCTAATTGATGAAGCCTATCAACTTGCACAGTCGGACACCTCCAAGAGGGACGTTGGCAGGGAGTCCCTGGAGGAGCTGATGAGCGTGATGGAAGGGGGTGATCCCATAATGATCACATTATGGGGGACAAATTCAGTCTACCACCTCCCCGTGGTGTCCCCTGGATAA